The following coding sequences lie in one Sinorhizobium fredii USDA 257 genomic window:
- a CDS encoding MFS transporter → MTLETPAPIDGVYSDRSAEDRAYSKVFWRIIPFLMLCYVIAYLDRVNVGFAKLQMSSELGLSDAAYGIGAGIFFIGYFLFEVPSNVILNKVGARVWIARIMITWGVISAAFMFTSSETVFYILRFLLGVAEAGFFPGIILYLTTWYPAHRRAKIITTFMSAIPISSILGNPLSGLLMDSFHGTHGLSGWQWMFLIEAVPAILFGVATFFYLDDTIGHAKWLTREEKKLLAANIDAENRTKSSSPHSITGTLTDPRVWRMCLIYFCFVLGQYGLNFWMPTLVKATGVTGNLNIGLISAIPYICTFVAMLALGRSSDRFRERRWHLVVPAVIAAGGFIAATMATSTTLAIVCLSLAAAGAISCAPLFWSLPTAFLAGTGAAAGIAWINSVGNLAGFLGPFLVGYLKDFTGNTSAGMYLLAAALVIGSLAVLAVPARTVNR, encoded by the coding sequence ATGACCCTGGAAACCCCGGCGCCAATCGATGGCGTCTATTCGGACCGGTCGGCGGAGGATCGCGCCTATAGCAAGGTGTTTTGGAGAATTATCCCGTTCCTGATGCTGTGCTACGTGATCGCCTATCTTGATCGCGTCAATGTCGGTTTCGCCAAACTGCAGATGTCGAGCGAGCTTGGCCTTTCGGATGCGGCCTACGGCATCGGTGCCGGTATTTTCTTCATCGGCTATTTTCTGTTCGAGGTGCCAAGCAACGTCATCCTCAACAAGGTCGGGGCCCGGGTGTGGATCGCCCGCATCATGATCACCTGGGGCGTCATCTCCGCCGCTTTCATGTTCACCAGCTCGGAAACCGTCTTCTACATCCTGCGCTTCCTGCTGGGTGTCGCCGAGGCAGGGTTCTTCCCCGGAATCATCCTTTATCTGACGACCTGGTATCCGGCGCATCGGCGCGCCAAGATCATCACCACCTTCATGTCGGCGATCCCGATCTCGTCCATATTAGGCAATCCGCTTTCCGGCCTGCTGATGGACAGTTTCCACGGAACGCATGGCCTTTCCGGCTGGCAGTGGATGTTCCTGATCGAAGCGGTTCCTGCGATCCTTTTCGGTGTGGCCACCTTCTTCTACCTTGACGACACCATTGGGCACGCAAAGTGGCTGACAAGGGAGGAAAAGAAGCTGCTGGCCGCCAATATTGACGCCGAGAACCGGACCAAATCGTCGAGCCCGCACAGCATCACCGGAACCCTGACCGACCCGCGCGTCTGGCGCATGTGCCTCATCTATTTCTGCTTCGTACTCGGACAATACGGCCTGAATTTCTGGATGCCGACACTCGTGAAGGCGACCGGGGTGACCGGGAACCTGAATATCGGCCTGATTTCCGCAATCCCCTATATTTGCACCTTCGTCGCCATGCTGGCGCTCGGGCGCTCCTCGGACCGGTTCCGCGAACGGCGTTGGCACCTCGTCGTCCCGGCTGTCATCGCCGCCGGCGGCTTTATCGCGGCGACCATGGCAACGAGCACCACGCTGGCGATCGTCTGCCTGTCGCTTGCTGCCGCCGGCGCCATTAGTTGCGCACCGCTCTTCTGGTCGCTGCCGACGGCTTTTCTTGCCGGGACAGGTGCCGCGGCCGGCATCGCCTGGATCAACTCGGTCGGAAATCTCGCCGGTTTCCTCGGGCCATTCCTGGTCGGCTATCTCAAGGACTTCACCGGCAACACCAGCGCGGGCATGTATCTCCTCGCCGCGGCTCTCGTCATCGGTTCGCTGGCGGTGCTGGCGGTTCCCGCAAGGACCGTGAACCGGTAA
- the otnI gene encoding 2-oxo-tetronate isomerase: MPVFAANLTMMFNEWSFLDRFDAAAEAGFTAVEYLFPYEAPPEAIAERLARNKLQQALFNLPPGDWSAGERGIAALPGRFDALKADVERALDYAAATGVKRLHLMAGLADSSDPEAANCYRRAVTYTAGRLAEKEIDLLIEPINGRNMPGYFLNDFGTAERLIAELGLANLKLQFDIYHRQIIHGDVTMALRHLMPITGHIQFASVPSRQEPDGEELSFSYLFAEIDRLGYAGFVGCEYSPRGRTLDGLVWFKPFLRS; this comes from the coding sequence ATGCCAGTTTTCGCCGCCAATCTGACAATGATGTTCAACGAGTGGTCGTTCCTCGACCGCTTCGACGCCGCCGCGGAAGCGGGTTTCACGGCCGTCGAATATCTCTTCCCCTATGAGGCGCCGCCGGAGGCTATCGCCGAACGGCTCGCGCGCAACAAGCTGCAGCAGGCGCTTTTCAACCTGCCGCCGGGCGACTGGTCGGCGGGCGAGCGCGGCATTGCCGCCCTTCCCGGCCGCTTCGATGCATTGAAAGCCGATGTCGAGCGCGCACTCGATTATGCGGCCGCAACCGGTGTGAAGCGCCTGCATCTGATGGCGGGTCTGGCCGATTCCTCCGATCCCGAGGCGGCAAACTGCTACCGGCGCGCCGTCACCTACACCGCCGGGCGCCTCGCCGAGAAGGAGATCGACCTCCTGATCGAGCCGATCAACGGCCGCAACATGCCTGGCTATTTCCTCAATGACTTCGGCACCGCCGAGCGTCTGATCGCCGAACTGGGGCTTGCCAACCTGAAGCTCCAGTTCGACATCTACCATCGCCAGATCATCCATGGCGACGTCACGATGGCGCTCCGCCACCTCATGCCGATTACCGGCCATATCCAGTTCGCCAGCGTGCCTTCGCGGCAGGAGCCGGATGGCGAAGAGCTGAGCTTTTCCTATCTCTTCGCCGAGATCGACCGCCTCGGCTACGCCGGTTTCGTCGGCTGCGAATATTCGCCGCGCGGCCGCACGCTCGACGGTCTTGTCTGGTTCAAACCCTTTCTCCGGAGCTGA
- the otnK gene encoding 3-oxo-tetronate kinase, protein MTILLGSIADDYTGASDLANTLTKNGLRTVQTVGIPDPSLALPEVDAVVVSLKIRSIAADEAVAAASKADRWLRDRGAAHVLYKICSTFDSTDQGNIGPVTEALSRAAGGGIVLVTPAFPETGRTVYLGHLFVNGQPLNESPLKDHPLNPMHDANLVRVMARQSQGSVGLIDLPTVTAGPAAVKARLDALRGEGMTAAIADATSERDLETLGAVALRTPVSTGASGLGLGLARAIARSGRASSAGAATSNAVRPVGGLAAIVAGSCSAATLRQLDVAEAAMPVLRLDTEKLLKGSNEISAAIAWAGERVLKGPVAIAASASPDVVSRLQSQYGREASGHAIETATATIASELVARGVKRLVVAGGETSGATVDRLAIPAFLIGPEIAPGVPVLRTVGNAQGDMLLALKSGNFGGEDFFAAALAMMH, encoded by the coding sequence ATGACAATCCTGCTCGGATCGATCGCCGACGACTACACAGGCGCCTCCGACCTTGCCAATACGCTGACGAAAAACGGCCTGCGGACCGTGCAGACGGTCGGCATTCCCGACCCGTCGCTCGCCTTGCCTGAGGTCGACGCGGTGGTCGTTTCGCTGAAGATCCGCTCGATAGCCGCCGATGAAGCCGTCGCTGCTGCAAGCAAGGCGGATCGATGGTTGCGCGATCGCGGTGCCGCCCACGTGCTCTACAAGATCTGCTCGACCTTCGATTCCACCGATCAAGGCAATATCGGCCCGGTGACAGAAGCGCTGAGCCGAGCCGCCGGCGGCGGCATCGTGCTCGTCACTCCGGCCTTTCCGGAAACCGGGCGGACGGTCTATCTCGGCCACCTTTTCGTCAACGGCCAGCCGCTCAACGAAAGCCCGCTCAAGGATCACCCGCTCAATCCGATGCACGACGCCAATCTGGTGCGGGTCATGGCCCGGCAGTCGCAGGGAAGCGTCGGCCTCATCGACCTGCCGACCGTCACAGCCGGACCCGCTGCGGTCAAGGCGCGGCTCGATGCCTTGCGCGGCGAGGGCATGACCGCGGCAATCGCCGATGCGACCTCAGAACGCGACCTTGAAACGCTCGGCGCGGTGGCGCTGCGGACGCCGGTGTCAACCGGCGCGTCCGGCCTCGGCCTCGGCCTCGCGCGCGCAATCGCGCGCTCCGGTCGCGCCTCTTCAGCAGGCGCCGCCACGTCGAACGCGGTTCGACCCGTCGGAGGGCTTGCTGCGATCGTCGCCGGCAGCTGCTCGGCGGCAACGCTCCGGCAGCTCGACGTGGCCGAAGCGGCTATGCCGGTGCTGAGGCTCGACACCGAGAAGTTGCTCAAGGGATCCAACGAGATTTCCGCGGCGATTGCCTGGGCCGGAGAGCGGGTCTTGAAGGGCCCGGTTGCCATTGCCGCTAGCGCCTCGCCCGATGTGGTGTCACGTCTGCAATCGCAATACGGGCGGGAGGCGTCCGGTCACGCCATCGAGACCGCGACCGCGACGATTGCCAGCGAACTGGTGGCGCGCGGCGTCAAGCGCCTCGTCGTCGCCGGCGGCGAGACCTCAGGTGCTACGGTCGACAGGCTCGCCATCCCCGCCTTCCTGATCGGCCCCGAGATCGCCCCCGGCGTGCCGGTCCTTCGTACTGTCGGCAACGCCCAGGGCGACATGCTGCTGGCGCTCAAATCCGGCAATTTCGGCGGCGAGGATTTTTTCGCCGCGGCGCTGGCAATGATGCACTGA
- the ltnD gene encoding L-threonate dehydrogenase — translation MSSHAESPGRAVAAAVIGLGSMGFGMAQSMKRAGLDVVGYDITPAAVDRFAAEGGRGAETPAGAVQDADVVVSVVVNAAQTETILFGPGGVAAAMKPGAVFVSSATMDPAIARRLCEQVETLGLHYLDAPISGGAARAAKGELTIMASGSAKAFAAARPALDAMAAKVYELGDAAGTGAAFKMINQLLAGVHIAAACEAITFAAKQGLDLDKVYEVITASAGNSWMFENRVPHVLAGDYTPLSAIEIFVKDLGIVQDMARAERYPVPLVAAALQMYLAASGSGMGRDDDSSLARLYAQLSGAELPGTNKA, via the coding sequence ATGTCATCGCACGCTGAAAGTCCGGGACGCGCCGTCGCAGCGGCTGTGATCGGTCTCGGTTCCATGGGCTTCGGAATGGCCCAGTCCATGAAACGCGCCGGCCTCGACGTCGTCGGCTACGACATCACTCCGGCAGCCGTCGATCGCTTCGCCGCAGAAGGCGGTCGTGGCGCGGAGACCCCCGCCGGAGCGGTTCAAGATGCCGACGTCGTCGTTTCCGTCGTGGTCAATGCCGCGCAGACCGAAACGATCCTGTTCGGGCCGGGCGGTGTCGCGGCGGCCATGAAGCCCGGCGCCGTCTTCGTCTCGTCGGCTACCATGGATCCGGCAATTGCACGCCGCCTCTGCGAGCAGGTCGAGACCCTCGGCCTCCACTATCTCGACGCGCCGATCTCCGGCGGAGCCGCGCGGGCCGCTAAGGGCGAACTGACGATCATGGCGTCGGGCTCGGCCAAGGCCTTCGCCGCCGCCCGTCCGGCGCTCGACGCGATGGCCGCCAAGGTCTACGAACTTGGCGACGCCGCCGGAACCGGTGCGGCCTTCAAGATGATCAACCAGCTTCTTGCTGGCGTCCACATCGCCGCCGCCTGCGAAGCGATCACCTTCGCTGCCAAGCAGGGGCTCGATCTCGACAAGGTCTACGAGGTGATCACCGCCTCGGCCGGCAATTCCTGGATGTTCGAGAATCGCGTCCCGCATGTGCTCGCCGGCGACTACACGCCGCTCAGCGCCATCGAGATCTTCGTCAAGGATCTCGGCATCGTCCAGGACATGGCGCGGGCCGAGCGCTATCCTGTGCCGCTGGTCGCGGCCGCCCTGCAGATGTATCTCGCCGCTTCGGGTTCCGGCATGGGGCGCGACGACGATTCTTCGCTCGCGCGGCTCTACGCCCAGCTTTCCGGCGCCGAGTTGCCCGGCACAAACAAGGCGTAA